A stretch of DNA from bacterium:
GATCCGGAAGGCAAGGGCCACCGGGGAAAGCAGGCAATCGCCGCCTTCTGGGACAAGAACATTGCGGCCGTGCGTCCGATCTTCAGCCTGCAGCACTCGCTCGTCTCGGGGAATGAATGCGCCAACGTGGGGACGTTGATGACCCAGTTCGAAAACGGTGCCGTCTCGAAGATTTTTGGCGTCTTCGTCTACCGGGTGAACGACCAGGGCAAGGTCACCTCCCTTCGGACCTATTGGGAAATGGGCGACATGGAGATGGTGCCCGCCTTTTCCGAGCGAGTGAAGAGCTAGATTTGCTCCCGTCCATGAGCAGAAGGTGGGGGATTGCTCTCGCCGGACTGCTCGCATGTGGCCCCGGGGAACATGCG
This window harbors:
- a CDS encoding nuclear transport factor 2 family protein produces the protein MPELPSPDSAHPARLAAWHSIDAVARGDRQAWLDGFADDALLEDPIGKSMLDPEGKGHRGKQAIAAFWDKNIAAVRPIFSLQHSLVSGNECANVGTLMTQFENGAVSKIFGVFVYRVNDQGKVTSLRTYWEMGDMEMVPAFSERVKS